Proteins co-encoded in one Garra rufa chromosome 7, GarRuf1.0, whole genome shotgun sequence genomic window:
- the LOC141338033 gene encoding insulin receptor-like, with protein sequence MTAGVRFTVRPWRVAAQTVDGRFLRVCPSTDIRNNATHLRVLENCTVIEGHLKILLMFKTRLEDFRGLSFPKLVVITDYLLLFRVYGLESLGDLFPNLTVIRGNNLFFNYALVMFEMIQLKEIGLHSLTNITRGAVRVEKNPNLCYLSTLDWSKISDSMEDNYIVSNKDDRECGDICPGTITGTITCKQTTINGNFGERCWNQNHCQRSKLRLFFFLVLMLTIFNIMVFLSIYLLEN encoded by the exons ACGATTCCTCCGAG TTTGCCCCAGCACGGACATCCGCAACAATGCGACCCACCTGCGCGTTCTGGAGAACTGCACGGTGATCGAAGGCCACCTGAAGATCCTGCTCATGTTCAAGACCAGACTGGAGGACTTCCGTGGTCTGAGCTTCCCGAAACTGGTTGTGATCACAGACTACCTGCTCCTCTTCCGCGTCTACGGCCTGGAGAGTTTGGGCGACCTCTTCCCGAACCTCACCGTCATCCGCGGCAACAACCTCTTCTTCAACTACGCCCTGGTCATGTTCGAAATGATCCAGCTGAAGGAAATCGGCCTCCACAGCCTGACCAACATCACGCGAGGAGCGGTGCGTGTCGAGAAGAACCCCAACCTCTGCTATCTGTCCACTCTCGACTGGTCCAAGATCTCAGACTCGATGGAGGACAACTACATCGTGTCTAACAAGGACGATCGGGAATGTGGAGACATTTGTCCGGGTACCATCACGGGGACGATAACCTGCAAACAGACCACCATCAACGGGAATTTCGGCGAGCGTTGCTGGAACCAGAACCATTGCCAAAGAAGTAAGTTGCGGTTGTTTTTCTTTTTAGTGCTGATGTTGACGATTTTTAACATAATGGTCTTTCTCAGTATTTATTTACTTGAAAATTAG